Proteins encoded by one window of Dietzia sp. B32:
- a CDS encoding acyl-CoA carboxylase subunit beta, which yields MTILRSTLDTTSAEFDAAKQAMEGKLDQLAADLEPALAGGGERKVARHRERGKFTARERIDMILDRESPFLELCALAAWGSDFQTGASVVAGIGVVEGVECLLIANDPTVKGGTSNPWTLRKILRLNDVAMKNRLPVISLVESGGADLPTQKEVFVPGGALFRDLTRLSKAGIPTIAVVYGNSTAGGAYVPGMSDHVVMIEERSKVFLAGPPLVKAATGEIADEETLGGADMHARVSGLADHLAVDEADAARMTRGIVRRLNWTKAGRVPRAEVAPPLYGTDELLGIVPEDLKIPFDPREIIARIVDGSDFDEFKPLYGASLVTGWAEIHGYPVGIIANARGVLFSEEAQKATQFIELANRYDTPLLFMHNTTGYMVGSEYERGGIIKHGAMMINAVSNSEVPHLSLITAASYGAGHYGMCGRAFDPRFLYTWPSAKSAVMGGQQLADVVTSVAAAASAARGQEMDQETIDGLKTAIADQIEKESLPAFLSGMLYDDGVIDPRDTRTVLGLSLSAIHSGEVAGTDRFGVFRM from the coding sequence ATGACAATCCTCCGTTCCACACTGGACACCACGAGCGCCGAGTTCGACGCCGCGAAGCAGGCCATGGAGGGCAAGCTCGACCAGCTCGCCGCGGACCTCGAGCCGGCGCTGGCCGGCGGCGGCGAGCGCAAGGTCGCCCGCCACCGCGAGCGCGGCAAGTTCACGGCCCGCGAGCGGATCGACATGATCCTCGACCGGGAGTCCCCGTTCCTCGAACTGTGCGCGCTCGCCGCGTGGGGCTCCGACTTCCAGACCGGCGCCTCCGTGGTCGCCGGGATCGGCGTCGTCGAGGGTGTCGAGTGCCTGCTCATCGCCAACGACCCGACGGTCAAGGGCGGCACCTCTAACCCGTGGACGCTGCGCAAGATCCTCCGCCTCAACGACGTGGCGATGAAGAACCGGCTCCCGGTCATCAGCCTCGTCGAGTCCGGCGGCGCAGACCTGCCCACCCAGAAGGAGGTGTTCGTCCCCGGCGGCGCCCTCTTCCGCGACCTGACCCGCCTGTCCAAGGCCGGCATCCCCACCATCGCCGTGGTCTACGGCAACTCCACCGCCGGCGGCGCGTACGTGCCCGGTATGAGCGACCACGTCGTCATGATCGAGGAGCGCTCCAAGGTCTTCCTCGCCGGTCCGCCGCTGGTGAAGGCCGCCACCGGTGAGATCGCCGACGAGGAGACCCTCGGTGGAGCCGACATGCACGCCCGTGTCTCCGGCCTGGCCGACCACCTCGCCGTCGACGAGGCCGACGCCGCCCGCATGACCCGCGGGATCGTCCGCCGTCTCAACTGGACCAAGGCCGGGCGCGTCCCGCGCGCCGAGGTCGCCCCGCCGCTGTACGGCACCGACGAGCTGCTCGGGATCGTCCCCGAGGACCTCAAGATCCCGTTCGACCCGCGCGAGATCATCGCCCGCATCGTCGACGGCAGCGACTTCGACGAGTTCAAGCCGCTGTACGGCGCGAGCCTCGTCACCGGCTGGGCGGAGATCCACGGGTACCCGGTGGGCATCATCGCCAACGCCCGCGGCGTGCTGTTCAGCGAGGAGGCCCAGAAGGCCACCCAGTTCATCGAGCTGGCCAACCGCTACGACACACCGTTGCTGTTCATGCACAACACCACCGGTTACATGGTGGGCTCCGAGTACGAGCGTGGCGGCATCATCAAGCACGGCGCGATGATGATCAACGCGGTCTCCAACTCCGAGGTCCCGCACCTGTCGCTCATCACCGCCGCCTCCTACGGCGCCGGCCACTACGGCATGTGCGGCCGCGCGTTCGATCCGCGGTTCCTCTACACCTGGCCCAGTGCCAAGTCCGCCGTCATGGGCGGGCAGCAGCTCGCCGACGTGGTCACCTCCGTCGCCGCCGCGGCCTCCGCCGCCCGTGGTCAGGAGATGGACCAGGAGACCATCGACGGCCTGAAGACCGCGATCGCCGACCAGATCGAGAAGGAGTCGTTGCCCGCCTTCCTGTCGGGGATGCTCTACGACGACGGCGTCATCGACCCCCGCGACACCCGGACGGTGCTGGGCCTCAGCCTGTCCGCGATCCACTCCGGAGAAGTCGCCGGAACCGACCGCTTCGGCGTCTTCCGGATGTGA
- a CDS encoding acyl-CoA dehydrogenase family protein, whose product MTVPPHVPGDPWYSEERLALRETTTRFAERQILPHLDEWEAAGAIPRELHRKAGELGLLGVPFPEEVGGGGGDAIDSLVVCEALHEAGVSGGVFASLFTCGIATPHLAQSGTPEQIERWVKPTLAGEMIGSLAITEPGGGSDVGHLTTTARRDGDHYVVNGAKTYITSATRADFVVTAVRTGGEELKGAAGVSLLVIPTDTPGFHISAPLDKLGWRASDTAELTFTDCRVPVENLVGNENDGFAQIAIGFVGERAALACQGYSHAQRCLDLTLDWVRERETFGRPLLSRQAVQNTVTEMARRIDLARTYTHHCVNLAVSGHDAIAEVCFAKNTAVECAEWVANQAVQLFGGLGFMSESEVSRQYRDVRLLGIGGGTTEILTTLAGRRLGYTA is encoded by the coding sequence GTGACCGTCCCACCGCACGTACCCGGTGACCCCTGGTACTCAGAAGAGCGTCTCGCCCTGCGCGAGACCACGACCCGCTTCGCCGAGCGGCAGATCCTGCCCCACCTCGACGAGTGGGAGGCCGCGGGTGCCATCCCGCGCGAGCTGCACCGCAAGGCCGGCGAGCTGGGCCTGCTGGGCGTCCCGTTCCCCGAGGAGGTCGGTGGCGGTGGCGGTGACGCGATCGATTCGCTCGTGGTGTGCGAGGCGCTGCACGAGGCCGGCGTCTCCGGCGGCGTGTTCGCGTCGCTGTTCACCTGTGGCATCGCGACCCCCCACCTGGCCCAGTCCGGCACCCCGGAGCAGATCGAGCGCTGGGTCAAGCCCACCCTCGCCGGTGAGATGATCGGCTCCCTGGCCATCACCGAGCCCGGTGGCGGGTCGGACGTCGGTCACCTCACCACCACGGCCCGCCGGGACGGCGACCACTACGTCGTCAACGGGGCCAAGACCTACATCACCTCCGCCACGCGAGCCGACTTCGTCGTGACCGCCGTCCGCACCGGGGGCGAGGAGCTCAAGGGCGCCGCGGGCGTGAGTCTGCTGGTCATCCCCACCGACACCCCGGGATTCCACATCTCGGCGCCGCTCGACAAGCTCGGCTGGCGCGCCTCGGACACCGCCGAGCTGACGTTCACCGACTGCCGGGTGCCGGTGGAGAACCTGGTCGGCAACGAGAACGACGGGTTCGCCCAGATCGCCATCGGCTTCGTCGGCGAGCGCGCGGCCCTGGCCTGCCAGGGGTACTCGCACGCCCAGCGCTGCCTGGACCTCACGCTGGACTGGGTCCGCGAGCGGGAGACCTTCGGGCGCCCCCTGCTGTCCCGGCAGGCCGTGCAGAACACGGTCACCGAGATGGCCCGTCGCATCGACCTCGCCCGCACCTACACCCACCACTGCGTGAACCTGGCGGTGTCGGGACACGACGCGATCGCCGAGGTCTGCTTCGCCAAGAACACCGCCGTCGAGTGCGCCGAATGGGTCGCCAACCAGGCGGTGCAGCTCTTCGGAGGGCTCGGCTTCATGTCCGAGTCCGAGGTCAGCCGCCAGTACCGCGATGTCCGACTCCTGGGCATCGGTGGCGGCACGACCGAAATCCTGACCACCCTCGCCGGACGACGTTTGGGGTACACGGCATGA
- a CDS encoding acyclic terpene utilization AtuA family protein, whose amino-acid sequence MTSSTSTPTVPALRVGNMSGFYGDRISAMREMLEGGELDVLTGDYLAELTMLILGRDRMKSAELGYAKTFLRQLEDCLALALEKKVKIVANAGGVNPAALADAIRELAARQGLPAKVAHVEGDDLIGRIGELDVPADAGFPVTANAYLGAFGIARCLDAGADVVVTGRVTDASVIVGPAISHFGWGRDDLDALAGATAAGHVIECGTQATGGNYSFFNRGEIADPVKPGFPIAEIAADGTSVITKHAGTGGAVTVGTVTSQLLYEVTGARYGGPDVVTRLDTAVVEQEGPDRVRISGVVGEPAPLTTKVSVTCLGGFRNEITFLLTGLDIEDKAALVERQFRAGLEREPAQMDFRLQRTDHPDADTQAAATAMMTIVAWDPDKDVVGRAFSDAAVAMTLSSYPGATPSAPPGRGGPYGVYIPAYLDQTAVPHVAVLPDGTRVDIDPPAVMEQMGDGHASDGLDAEGNPLTAAGSATGPSTRRPLGDVLGARSGDKGGTANIGLWAGDAEAYAWMRDTLTVDEVRRLLPEAADLPIERYELPKLGAVNFVIDGLLGKGVAHGYRWDPQAKGLAEWLRSRVVDVPDHINAPVTAAPAHAKENE is encoded by the coding sequence ATGACCTCCTCCACCTCCACGCCGACCGTCCCTGCGCTCCGCGTCGGCAACATGTCCGGTTTCTACGGCGACCGCATCTCCGCGATGCGCGAGATGCTCGAGGGCGGCGAACTCGACGTCCTCACCGGCGACTACCTCGCCGAGCTGACCATGCTCATCCTCGGCCGCGACCGGATGAAGAGCGCCGAGCTCGGTTACGCCAAGACCTTCCTCCGCCAGCTCGAGGACTGCCTCGCGCTGGCCCTGGAGAAGAAGGTCAAGATCGTCGCCAACGCGGGCGGCGTCAACCCGGCCGCGCTGGCGGACGCCATCCGCGAGCTCGCGGCCCGGCAGGGGCTGCCTGCGAAGGTCGCCCACGTCGAGGGCGACGACCTCATCGGCCGGATCGGCGAGCTCGACGTCCCCGCCGACGCCGGGTTCCCGGTCACGGCCAACGCCTACCTGGGTGCCTTCGGCATCGCACGCTGCCTCGACGCGGGGGCCGACGTCGTGGTCACCGGCCGGGTCACCGACGCCTCGGTGATCGTCGGGCCGGCCATCAGCCACTTCGGCTGGGGCCGCGACGATCTCGACGCGCTGGCCGGCGCCACCGCGGCGGGGCACGTCATCGAGTGCGGCACGCAGGCCACCGGCGGAAACTACTCCTTCTTCAACCGAGGCGAGATCGCCGATCCGGTGAAGCCCGGTTTCCCGATCGCCGAGATCGCGGCCGACGGCACCTCCGTCATCACCAAGCACGCGGGGACCGGGGGAGCCGTCACCGTCGGCACCGTGACCTCGCAGCTGCTGTACGAGGTGACCGGTGCGCGCTACGGCGGCCCCGACGTCGTCACCCGCCTCGACACCGCCGTCGTGGAGCAGGAGGGGCCCGACCGCGTCCGGATCTCCGGCGTCGTGGGCGAGCCGGCCCCGCTCACCACAAAGGTGTCTGTCACCTGCCTCGGTGGTTTCCGCAACGAGATCACGTTCCTGCTCACGGGACTGGACATCGAGGACAAGGCCGCTCTGGTCGAGCGTCAGTTCCGGGCCGGGCTCGAGCGCGAGCCGGCGCAGATGGACTTCCGTCTCCAGCGCACCGACCACCCCGACGCCGACACCCAGGCCGCCGCGACCGCGATGATGACCATCGTCGCCTGGGACCCGGACAAGGACGTGGTGGGCCGCGCGTTCTCGGACGCCGCTGTCGCCATGACCCTCTCCAGCTACCCGGGCGCCACCCCGAGCGCCCCTCCCGGACGCGGGGGACCGTACGGCGTGTACATCCCCGCCTACCTCGACCAGACCGCGGTGCCGCACGTCGCCGTCCTGCCCGACGGGACCCGGGTCGACATCGATCCCCCCGCCGTGATGGAGCAGATGGGTGACGGGCACGCCTCCGACGGACTGGACGCCGAGGGTAACCCGCTCACCGCGGCCGGCTCCGCGACGGGCCCGTCCACCCGACGCCCGCTGGGTGACGTCCTCGGGGCCCGCTCCGGTGACAAGGGCGGCACCGCGAACATCGGGCTGTGGGCCGGCGACGCCGAGGCCTACGCCTGGATGCGGGACACCCTCACCGTCGACGAGGTGCGCCGCCTGCTGCCCGAGGCCGCCGACCTGCCGATCGAGCGCTACGAGCTGCCCAAGCTCGGCGCCGTCAACTTCGTCATCGACGGACTGCTCGGCAAGGGCGTGGCCCACGGCTACCGCTGGGACCCGCAGGCCAAGGGCTTGGCGGAGTGGCTCCGTTCCCGCGTCGTCGACGTCCCCGACCACATCAACGCCCCCGTGACCGCCGCACCGGCCCACGCGAAGGAGAACGAGTGA
- a CDS encoding TIGR03084 family metal-binding protein codes for MTNPQPSETEDPHAALAALNARVDELVETAGADRWNTDTPAEGWDVAMQIAHLAWTDEVSVTAIRDADAFQTVVDKAMADPTGFVDVGAAEIAATGRDEVLARWRLARGELADALKAADPGEKIPWFGPPMRSKSMTTARIMETWAHGVDVADALGVSVDTDPAFVGALPHVARLGFKTRAFAYMMNGLEAPGSEVHVALELADGSALEFGPADADQRVTGPILDFCLLVTQRVHLDDTALEAVGDDALGWLRIAQAFAGLPGGGREKGARA; via the coding sequence ATGACCAACCCCCAGCCCTCCGAGACGGAGGATCCGCACGCGGCCCTCGCCGCACTCAACGCCCGCGTGGACGAGCTCGTCGAGACCGCCGGGGCCGATCGCTGGAACACCGACACCCCGGCCGAGGGCTGGGACGTCGCCATGCAGATCGCGCACCTGGCCTGGACCGACGAGGTCTCCGTCACCGCCATCCGCGACGCGGACGCCTTCCAGACCGTCGTCGACAAGGCCATGGCCGACCCCACGGGTTTCGTCGACGTCGGCGCGGCCGAGATCGCCGCCACCGGTCGGGACGAGGTCCTCGCACGGTGGCGCCTGGCCCGGGGTGAACTCGCGGACGCCCTCAAGGCCGCGGACCCGGGGGAGAAGATCCCCTGGTTCGGTCCGCCCATGCGGTCCAAGTCCATGACCACCGCCCGGATCATGGAGACCTGGGCGCACGGCGTGGACGTCGCCGACGCGCTCGGCGTGTCCGTCGACACCGACCCCGCCTTCGTCGGCGCCCTCCCGCACGTCGCCCGCCTGGGCTTCAAGACCCGTGCCTTCGCCTACATGATGAACGGACTCGAGGCTCCCGGCTCCGAAGTCCACGTCGCCCTCGAGCTGGCTGACGGCAGCGCCCTCGAGTTCGGCCCCGCCGACGCCGACCAGCGCGTCACGGGTCCGATCCTCGACTTCTGCCTGCTGGTCACCCAGCGCGTGCACCTCGACGACACCGCGCTCGAGGCGGTCGGCGACGACGCGCTGGGGTGGCTGCGCATCGCCCAGGCCTTCGCCGGACTCCCCGGCGGCGGCCGTGAGAAGGGAGCACGAGCATGA
- a CDS encoding class I adenylate-forming enzyme family protein, which yields MRLDLTGIDPLDHALARRCSVGDLPTRAAATFADRTALTDDAGSWTYLELEAISNRFAHGLVAHGIEAEEPVAILSTNCREFVATYFGTAKAGMVSLPINLLSGLDNIAHALTDSGTRILVVHGSLAELVMGAVAAIPAIRTVVVVGGVPAGLEAPADGPALIGWDDLLSDDDTNPDTVIGDRQVVQCLYSSGTTSRPKGVLTSHLAVTMAALGNGAIFGLNWGAEASVTVCPLPLFHTAGLNGVLLSAVTMGATVHLLPGFDPTGYAETVARVRATHLVGLPLMLEALADGTDRGLDLSSIQFLLYAMAPMSADMRTRLEAALPDAKMVLASGMSECTPATVMQWPELNPDKSDSWGYPTPIAENRISEPGGAELMPTGEDGEIVYRGPTVMEGYWNNPQANAEAFVGGRLHSGDLGRIDDEGVVWFADRVKDIVKSGGENVSSLHVERVLMDHPHVAEVACVGRPDPKWGELVIAVVVPAEGAPAEDDLKTSVMEFGAERLSSSHRPRDIVLVDSIPRTATGKIRKVELRTAR from the coding sequence GTGCGCCTAGATCTCACCGGGATCGACCCCCTCGACCACGCCCTGGCCCGCCGCTGCTCGGTGGGTGACCTCCCCACCCGCGCGGCGGCCACCTTCGCGGACCGCACCGCCCTCACGGACGACGCGGGATCGTGGACGTATCTCGAGCTCGAGGCGATCTCCAACCGGTTCGCCCACGGGCTGGTCGCGCACGGGATCGAGGCGGAGGAGCCGGTCGCGATCCTGTCGACGAACTGCCGGGAGTTCGTGGCCACCTACTTCGGGACGGCCAAGGCGGGTATGGTCTCTCTGCCCATCAACCTCCTGTCCGGGCTGGACAACATCGCGCATGCCCTGACCGACTCCGGGACCCGCATCCTCGTCGTCCACGGCTCACTCGCGGAACTGGTGATGGGAGCGGTCGCCGCCATTCCCGCGATCCGCACCGTCGTCGTCGTCGGAGGCGTCCCGGCCGGCCTGGAGGCGCCCGCCGACGGTCCCGCCCTGATCGGGTGGGACGACCTGCTGTCCGACGACGACACCAACCCCGACACGGTGATCGGCGACCGCCAGGTCGTGCAGTGCCTCTACTCCTCCGGGACGACCTCCCGCCCGAAGGGCGTCCTCACCTCGCACCTCGCCGTGACCATGGCCGCGCTCGGCAACGGGGCCATCTTCGGTCTGAACTGGGGCGCCGAGGCCTCCGTGACCGTGTGCCCGCTCCCCCTCTTCCACACCGCCGGCCTCAACGGGGTCCTGCTGTCCGCCGTCACCATGGGGGCGACGGTCCACCTGCTGCCGGGGTTCGACCCGACCGGGTACGCCGAGACCGTGGCCCGGGTCCGCGCCACCCACCTGGTGGGCCTTCCCCTCATGCTGGAGGCGCTGGCCGACGGCACGGACCGCGGCCTCGATCTCTCCTCGATCCAGTTCCTCCTCTACGCCATGGCCCCCATGTCCGCGGACATGCGCACGCGCCTGGAGGCTGCGCTCCCCGACGCGAAGATGGTCCTGGCCTCGGGGATGAGTGAGTGCACCCCGGCCACCGTCATGCAGTGGCCCGAACTCAACCCCGACAAGTCCGACTCCTGGGGGTACCCCACCCCGATCGCGGAGAACCGGATCAGCGAACCCGGCGGCGCCGAGCTCATGCCCACCGGCGAGGACGGGGAGATCGTCTACCGCGGCCCCACCGTCATGGAGGGCTACTGGAACAACCCGCAGGCCAACGCCGAGGCGTTCGTGGGCGGTCGCCTGCACTCGGGCGACCTGGGCCGGATCGACGACGAGGGGGTCGTGTGGTTCGCCGACCGCGTCAAGGACATCGTCAAGTCCGGCGGCGAGAACGTCTCCTCGCTGCACGTGGAGCGGGTCCTCATGGACCACCCGCACGTCGCGGAGGTCGCCTGCGTCGGCCGCCCGGACCCGAAGTGGGGCGAGCTCGTGATCGCCGTGGTGGTGCCCGCCGAGGGCGCCCCGGCCGAGGACGACCTCAAGACCTCGGTGATGGAGTTCGGCGCCGAGCGACTCTCCTCCTCACACCGGCCCCGCGACATCGTCCTGGTCGACTCCATCCCCCGCACGGCGACCGGAAAGATCCGGAAGGTGGAACTGCGCACCGCGCGCTGA
- a CDS encoding DUF1446 domain-containing protein has product MTSTQSPLRIGNVSASRADRATATAEFLAAAALDVLALDMLSDEAMLDLAEQRSAGGPGYERAALVQIGECLGQLGAGGVRIVTNAGALDPEGLAAELRSVARDAGLDLAVACVDAGDVTDRTTELGLGGADVATVRHGAFGISRALAAGAVVVVTGRVSREALVAGAAAAHHGWTPSALDSLAGSVAVGHVLSGGPGATGVVDSTTDVTRTTDPVTGGYPIAEIADDGCAVVTRHPSAFGSVTVGTVTDQLLDGVAGARYAAPDVVLRLDSLRLAQEGTDRVRISGARGEPAPPVVAVVAMTRGSGDDRRPARVARPLAQGESGHSVVMPDGTRVVVPVPPETAPIGPGELPTPWTPGTVPGGEPVTAVLGSVASVRRGVVGRGVNIAVWTWDDSAFAWLAAELTDERFRELIPGLEGMDTRRYLLPNLRAVNLVARPPRGEVLRPGLGADLAAVRLEIPGELLEVGP; this is encoded by the coding sequence ATGACGAGCACCCAGAGCCCCCTGCGCATAGGTAACGTCTCGGCGTCGCGGGCAGACCGTGCCACGGCGACGGCCGAGTTCCTCGCGGCCGCGGCGCTGGACGTGCTCGCGCTCGACATGCTCTCCGACGAGGCGATGCTCGATCTGGCCGAGCAGCGGTCCGCGGGCGGACCGGGTTACGAACGGGCGGCGCTGGTCCAGATCGGCGAGTGTCTCGGGCAGCTCGGCGCCGGGGGCGTGCGGATCGTCACCAACGCGGGCGCACTGGACCCCGAGGGCCTCGCCGCCGAATTGCGCTCCGTCGCCCGGGACGCGGGTCTGGACCTGGCAGTGGCCTGCGTCGATGCCGGTGACGTGACGGACCGGACGACCGAACTCGGTCTCGGTGGGGCCGATGTCGCGACGGTGCGTCACGGGGCGTTCGGCATCTCCCGGGCGTTGGCGGCCGGCGCCGTCGTCGTCGTCACCGGGCGCGTCAGTCGCGAGGCCCTCGTCGCCGGCGCCGCGGCGGCCCACCACGGCTGGACGCCGTCCGCCCTGGACTCCCTCGCCGGATCGGTCGCGGTGGGGCACGTGCTCTCCGGGGGCCCCGGCGCGACGGGGGTCGTCGACTCCACGACCGATGTCACCCGCACCACCGATCCGGTCACCGGGGGTTACCCCATCGCGGAGATCGCCGACGACGGGTGCGCGGTCGTCACGCGCCATCCCTCGGCCTTCGGGTCGGTCACCGTCGGGACCGTCACCGATCAGCTCCTCGACGGCGTCGCCGGGGCGCGGTACGCGGCGCCCGACGTGGTGCTGCGGCTCGACTCCCTCAGGCTTGCGCAGGAGGGCACCGACCGGGTCCGGATCAGCGGTGCCCGTGGTGAACCGGCCCCGCCGGTCGTCGCGGTGGTCGCCATGACCCGGGGTTCCGGGGACGACCGGCGCCCCGCGCGGGTGGCGCGCCCGCTGGCACAGGGGGAGTCGGGGCACTCCGTCGTCATGCCCGACGGCACGCGCGTCGTGGTCCCGGTCCCCCCGGAGACCGCGCCCATCGGCCCGGGGGAGTTGCCGACCCCGTGGACGCCGGGCACCGTCCCGGGCGGGGAACCCGTCACGGCGGTCCTGGGTTCGGTGGCGAGCGTGCGGCGTGGGGTGGTCGGCCGCGGGGTCAACATCGCGGTGTGGACGTGGGACGACTCGGCGTTCGCCTGGCTGGCCGCCGAACTCACCGACGAGCGGTTCCGGGAGCTCATCCCGGGACTGGAGGGCATGGACACCCGGCGTTACCTCCTACCCAACCTCCGGGCGGTCAACCTCGTCGCCCGTCCGCCGCGGGGCGAGGTCCTGCGGCCCGGGCTCGGCGCGGACCTCGCCGCGGTCCGCCTGGAGATCCCCGGAGAGCTGCTCGAGGTGGGCCCCTGA
- a CDS encoding succinate CoA transferase: MSTSVHMRGTACDPSRIRHPHFRGLVTDAASAVERIADGDTVAISGFASAGTPKAFAPALADRIRAVRAAGGDFSVNLLTGASVANEAEAMLAEVDGIALRMPYQSEPTARGKINSGEMDYVDVHLSHVAQQVWQGHYGDVDVAVVEVAAITEDGGLVPAMSVGNSKTWLDVADKVILEVNSWIPEGVEGIHDVYYGTALPPHRRPILLSRADDRIGQPLLEVDPAKVIAVVPTDQRDSASALTKPDEVSNAIAGHVLEFFHHEVASGRMPAGSLLPLQAGIGNVANAVLAGLAAGSFSDLSCYSEVIQDSMLQLIREGTVAHASATALALSADGLTELVDNFDLYRDHITLRPQEISNHPEIVRRLGIVGMNGMLEADVYGNVNSTHVGGTRIMNGIGGSGDFTRNGYVSMFLSPSTAKDGAVSAIVPMVPHVDHTEHDVQVIVTEHGLADLRALSPRKRSRLIVDRCADPVFRPLLHDYLDRAEARPGAGNTPHILEDAFSFHTRLAATGSMLG, translated from the coding sequence ATGAGCACCTCCGTCCATATGCGGGGCACCGCCTGCGACCCCTCACGCATCCGCCATCCCCATTTCCGGGGACTGGTCACCGACGCAGCCTCCGCGGTGGAGCGGATCGCCGACGGCGACACGGTGGCGATCAGCGGGTTCGCCAGCGCGGGCACCCCGAAAGCGTTCGCCCCTGCGCTCGCGGACCGGATCCGCGCCGTCCGGGCGGCCGGTGGTGACTTCAGTGTCAACCTGCTCACCGGCGCGTCGGTGGCGAACGAGGCCGAGGCGATGCTCGCCGAGGTCGACGGCATCGCGCTGCGGATGCCGTACCAGAGCGAGCCCACCGCCCGCGGCAAGATCAACTCGGGCGAGATGGACTACGTGGACGTCCACCTCTCTCACGTGGCCCAGCAGGTGTGGCAGGGCCATTACGGCGACGTGGACGTCGCGGTGGTGGAGGTCGCGGCCATCACGGAGGACGGCGGACTCGTCCCGGCGATGTCGGTGGGTAACAGCAAGACGTGGCTCGACGTGGCCGACAAGGTGATCCTCGAGGTGAACTCCTGGATCCCGGAGGGCGTCGAGGGCATCCACGACGTCTACTACGGCACGGCGCTCCCGCCGCATCGCAGGCCGATCCTGCTCTCGCGGGCCGACGACCGGATCGGTCAGCCCCTGCTCGAGGTGGACCCGGCCAAGGTCATCGCGGTGGTACCCACCGATCAGCGGGACTCCGCCAGCGCTCTGACCAAGCCGGACGAGGTGAGCAACGCGATCGCGGGCCACGTGCTGGAGTTCTTCCACCACGAGGTCGCGTCCGGTCGGATGCCCGCGGGGAGCCTCCTCCCGTTGCAGGCCGGGATCGGCAATGTGGCCAACGCCGTCCTGGCCGGACTGGCGGCGGGGTCGTTCTCGGACCTGAGCTGCTACTCCGAGGTCATCCAGGACTCGATGCTCCAGCTCATCCGGGAGGGCACGGTCGCCCACGCCTCGGCCACCGCGCTGGCGTTGTCCGCGGACGGACTGACGGAACTGGTGGACAACTTCGACCTCTACCGCGACCACATCACGTTGCGCCCGCAGGAGATCAGCAACCACCCGGAGATCGTCCGGCGGCTGGGGATCGTCGGCATGAACGGCATGCTCGAGGCGGACGTCTACGGCAACGTCAACTCCACCCACGTGGGCGGGACCCGCATCATGAACGGCATCGGCGGGTCCGGTGACTTCACGCGTAACGGATACGTGTCGATGTTCCTCAGCCCGTCAACGGCCAAGGACGGGGCGGTCTCGGCGATCGTGCCGATGGTCCCGCACGTCGACCACACCGAGCACGACGTCCAGGTGATCGTCACCGAGCACGGCCTCGCCGACCTGCGCGCATTGAGCCCACGCAAGAGGTCGCGTCTCATCGTGGACCGGTGCGCGGACCCCGTCTTCCGACCACTTCTGCACGACTACCTCGATCGGGCCGAGGCCCGTCCGGGTGCCGGCAACACGCCGCATATCCTCGAGGACGCCTTCTCGTTCCACACGCGCCTCGCTGCCACGGGGAGCATGCTGGGGTAG
- a CDS encoding MarR family winged helix-turn-helix transcriptional regulator, translating into MSPRTAPIPDRIDQARANWEREGWADAAQGMTVVTSVMRAHQILLARVEETLRPWNLSFPRYELLRLLAFSRSGALPITKASERLQVHVTSVTSAMKRLLDAGLVERRPHPTDGRTTLVEITDDGRRVVAEATAALNAGVFADPGMEQEEQVALIEAIASLRRSAGDF; encoded by the coding sequence TTGTCCCCCAGGACCGCACCGATCCCCGACCGCATCGACCAGGCGCGCGCCAACTGGGAGCGCGAGGGGTGGGCGGACGCTGCCCAGGGGATGACGGTCGTGACCTCGGTGATGCGGGCCCACCAGATCCTGTTGGCCCGGGTCGAGGAGACCCTGCGACCGTGGAACCTGTCGTTCCCCCGCTACGAGCTCCTCCGACTGCTCGCCTTCTCCCGTTCGGGAGCGCTGCCCATCACCAAGGCCTCCGAGCGTCTCCAGGTCCACGTCACCAGCGTCACCAGCGCGATGAAGCGTCTTCTCGACGCCGGGCTGGTGGAGCGACGGCCGCACCCCACGGACGGGCGGACGACCCTGGTGGAGATCACCGACGACGGCAGGCGCGTGGTGGCCGAGGCCACCGCCGCACTCAACGCCGGGGTGTTCGCCGACCCGGGGATGGAGCAGGAGGAACAGGTGGCGCTCATCGAGGCCATCGCGTCCCTGCGCCGGTCCGCCGGCGACTTCTGA